The Rhodamnia argentea isolate NSW1041297 chromosome 10, ASM2092103v1, whole genome shotgun sequence sequence AGAGAGGCCCCTAAGGGCACTGTTAGCAGAGGAGGGATCCAGTTTACTTGCCAACCATCGCAGGACTATATTCTTACAATCATCAACCCCGTTTGAGTGCCCAGGTGAGATAGGAATCCCATCTGAACTCGACATGCCATTCAAGGATAGTTTCTGGGCTGCATCTAAAATTGCGTTTTGGCAAGTTTGGTCACAGCACTCCTTCACAGGATCAAATTTTTCACAAGCAGTTAGAAGTCTTGAGGTGTCAACGCTGCTCTCAAACTCATTGACATCGATGATAGGGCAGGAGGCAGCAGTGAGGTTTGCAGGAGAAACAGAGCATATGCTTTGGAGAGTTCCATTAGCACCTTGAGCCTCTAGGATTGTTATAACATCTGAGAGGCAATGGTTGGAATGAGTTGCATTTAAAGCAAGCATCCCAGAGTTTTTACTGGACTGCCCCATGAGAATGACCAGCGTGGCATCAAACTGAGGACAACATACCACATTAGCTAAATAGGGTGCAAATGAAGCCCAACAGTCCGTCGCTGTTATACTCATGATGCTTTGTGCTGCTGAAAAATTCAAGCTGCAAAGTCCTGatgaaccaaaaccaaaagcaacaGAAAATTAGGCCAGGTGCACTGCCTTCACGAAAAGATAGTTCTACTCCAGTCAAGAAAGTCAAGTGGGATAGGCCTTAATTGACCAAAATCTGTGTGGACACAAGAAAATGGTTCATAATTCAAACTCCCGTAGAAAGAACACATGGGGATTAATCAATGCCAAGAGTAACTGTCACATGTTCACACCAGTTTGCAATCATGGATGCAGTTAACCTGCATCATAGTGTGAAATCCTGTCACGTGTCCATGAAAACCCACTGTGGTACTTGATTCAAGAAGAAGTAATGCAAATAGGAGCTTCAATGTTCAGGTCAAAGCCAACTAAAAGAAACGGGTGCCCTACAAGCATGATTATTTTGGGAAGCTTTCCACAAGAGTCATACTCAGGAAACTCAGAGTAGTTTGCCCCAAGCACATCCAGAATACTTTTGGTCAAGCCTAAGTGACATTGCTTAGGCAAACCTTTGTTCATATGGTATTTGAGCAAGTGAAACGCACCTGATAATTTTGGCACAGTGGCATTTGTGAATGGCATCAATGGTGAAGGAGCTAAACTAGGGAGAAAAGGTTCAGGTTCTGCACTGGGCGAGATATCTGGAGTCACCGCACTTCTCTTTATTGAAAGTAAAGTATTGTGTTCATCACCAAGAATTGAGCTGCAACAGGAGACATCTAAACCTGCAGAGACAAAGGAGCTCCATGATTGATAGCCCGTCATACACACGAAGGAAGACATGAATATGGCTGATAAGCATACAGTTGCCATCTCGTATTGATTTGTTGtatgataaaataataataCTAAAGTTCTCaattttaaatagtaaattgttcaaaagcaacATAATATAACTTGGAAATCACAAATTTGGGTCCAAGCGGACCCTAGAAGCCATCTTAGAAAGTCGTTAAAGCAACATTTTGAGTTTCCTTCGGTCTGAGAGAACATTGCACAAAATAGACACCATAACTTCTGTATCACAAGTTTCCCACAAGCTGGAGAATGATTTTGTTTTTAGGAATATTACAGACCAACCAGCTCAGTTTAGCTTAGTGGATGTACCAACTCGAAACCATAAACACATTCTAATTCTCCTGCAAGTAATTAtggcaaaggaaaaaagggcTTTGAAGACCTTCAACATTTTAACTACACCGAAACCCAAACTGATAAGCTACCATCGCTCCAAGAAGCTAATTAGGTCAATCAGTAAAACTGGCCGGCAAAACCATCAATTTAGCTTTTCATTAGAAATTTAGCATTCATAACAATACTTTCTGCAGCACAACTTGGCTAAGAAACTTGCATGCGCAAAAGATTCCACCAATTTATTGTGCATTATGGACCCAAAATGAGATACTGGTTGCCTTTTCAGAGTCCTCTTTAGAAATCAATGCCCATCCCAAGTTTTAGCAATTCTACATTGAACTTCCTCACAAGCTCTAACAATACAAATCAAGTATGACACCCTTCTTATGCATCTGAAAAAGGTTTTTAGATTGATTCGATACACCAACAAATCCTCTCAGAAGTACGAAAAACCGTTCCCATCAAACCTTGTTCTTCCACAGGTTTTGTGCTAAGATACGTTCTGCTAAAATTCGTCCCTACCCTTTTGGTTTTAACAGCTTTTTCACCTTAAAATATTTCCCAACAGGAGGTCAAAAGCACCAAACTATGAAGAAATTGCACCAAAACAAGAGCCTCGACAAGAATTGGAGCTGGAATCAAAGTTGGCTGTCCAGTGGCAGAAATTTAAAAAGCTAGATTCTTGATAAGCAGAAGAACAGAGAACTCACACAACAGAGCAAACCAGAAAATCAACCAGACTCGGGTCCTCCAAAGATAAGCATTCAAGACAACCCAATGAGTTTATTTGccaaaaaaacgaaaattcATGCCACATAAACACACAggctgccaaaaaaaaagggaatgagaACACTTACAAAGAATTGCCAGCAGAATCTGTTGAGGTGTGAGACCACCGCccaatctctctctcatgttttCACCTTATTGGTTTTGCAATTGCAAAAGCAGGGAATGTGAATGCAAAAATGAACAGACCGGAAAAGAGAGACTAATGCAGAAGTGGCAAACACATCCCAGTGCTCAGCAATTGAAAAATCAGGCCCTGAGAATCTGCATATTAAATAGACTGTACGGAgcgttgaaaaaggaaaaggcagaagaagaagaagaagaaggggaactTCGCAGAGCGAGGGAGCGGGTGCTTCACTCGGAAACACTCGGTGAACAGTTATCGTCACACGAGCGAGGGGAAGccggagagaaagagagaatcaCGTGCCGAGATCCCGGAGTCACGTGAGAGGTTGCTTCCCAAAGAATACTGCGTGAATTATTTAGCCAGAATTGGTGTGCCATCGTCGCATTTAATAGAGTCGTCCATCTATCTGTTTCCTTATCTTAGTAAATTCTAGTGCCTCAGCCTCACTTAGAATTGATGAAAAAAGGCTCTTAAAATCGACTAGATTTTTTATGCTCTTGCCATGTCGTAGCTTAGCATCACGGACAGGATATTTCGGGGCCTTCATCCGTGCACGTATACGACACTACGAGATCGAAAGTCCCGTGTCCCAGCTCCTCCCGCACTCATCTAACCTTTATGAATGGAGCTTGCTGGTGTCATTATAATGAGTGAGcgatgcaaaaaagaaaatacaattgGTTCGTGAAAGTGGCGTCGGGGTGATTTGTTTTAAGAATTCTAGAATAGAAAGATTACATCTATAGAGACCACCAACTCTTGGCTGGATGTTCATTTCAGCACTAAAAGGTTAACTcacacaaaaattaattccGTTGCCTACTCTATTAGGACTATTAGACGAAGCCCATTTTAGGGAGAAGGCATGACGAAGCGTAGtctttgaagcaaaaaattcctcaattaCTAATCGTTAGGCTGAAAAATGGTAAGGTAAAGGATGTTAGTATGGAAAGAATATCAAAGCCAAAGAACGGGGTTCGAAGAGGGAGTAGAAGGAAGAGTCGAGGGTAGTGTACTCTGAAATTGGGGTTGACCTCCCGTGTATGAACCGATCTAAAGCTAATGTCACTCTCATGATGAGACCATGGCAGATGGAAACCAGTTGGGGTGCCTAAAGTGTTTTGTTCTTCTCGTTGGATGGACTTGAAAACCAAATTTAGAGTTGAGCAGTTCTAGATTtcacttggaacctagaacctacccgtcgaaataggtttcttaatttttggaaccttGAAATCTACtcgtcataccttggaacccggaacctacccaatCACGGGTTCTAAAGTTGATTCCGGATATTCGAGAATctgccaatttcttttattttattttatttttcttttttagttaagcaaaatgagagtgaatgctATAACCGCTAAGGGTAATTAGATGTGAGCAGTTTTATGTTTCAGACGGGTtatatttagaacttgaaaccaacTCATTggaacaagttcctcattttttaaaacctagaatctaaaaatttgtttgactcCGTATCAtatactcatcatcggacgACATAAAACATTGTATGATCGTAcgaaaatatataccaagaaaaacacaaaaatttatttcaatctATGGTCCAAGTTCTAAATTCCGgattctaggtagtggaacctagaacctacccattAAAATATgatcctcaatttttgaaatccggAATCTACCCaccttggaaccggaccggtttccaTAGATTTCGATTTCGGGTTCCCGGTTCTAccccgaaaccatgctcactcctatCCAAATTTAGCTGGATGTGATACGATCCGATGCGAGGAAGTCGTTCGTCGTATTGTTCTTGGGAGCAACATGAGAAAGAAGTCTGTCCTGGCGTTTCTCGGCTCGCCAAGTGCCGCACAGGCTGATTTTATAGTTGAAATCCGTCGGCCGACGGCACCAGCATGCGAAGAAATTcaagattttctcaaatagtttTCATGTCGCGCCGTCATGTTCTCACATTAAAACCGTCACCGCTAAATTCCACGTCCTAAATAGAGACAGAGATTATTAGTGTATGAAGAAATTCGAGTTCGAGCAATACGATGCGGGTGGACGCACTTTCACTTAATTTGCTTTATGACAACCGTTTTTATAATAGCGCGGATATATTCCTACAAAACCACGTAAGGATGTAAAACTCAACAAGAATATATGAATAGCTCTCATGGTTCTATCTGGATCCGGGGTGCCATGCACTGCCACTATCTCGGGAATTGCTTCGGCGCATGAGGTGTTCCGGAACGAGCGCGAAATAGCGGGGTTTGACCACGTCCCGATGCGCAGCGGAGAAAGGCCAGCCGTTGATTAGCATGAAGCTTTggttttacttcttctttttctaaaaattctttcGAGTCTCTAACCTCTTCACGTTTCCCCCAGGCTCATCGTTGAATCATCGACGCActctatttatttcacaaaaattaaatgatttgaaaaatatttttttaaaaaactatcatttgtatcacttacaaaaataataagtaaaaaatattgacattgtTCTCGAAAAtacttagatataaattattgctAGTGATGAAATTGATTTGTATCTATTAATTGATGATTATTGtaagtgataatttttaaaaagagatGCTTCCACAATCTCTCTCGTCTCCCCACTTCCACACGCAGCCTTAAAATCCATAGTTTTTATCCATTCACGGAATTTGATTCTCACGCTTTGGGTTCCAAAAGTTTCAATTCCATcccgttttcatttttttccgaCATTAATGTAGACATGGGATAATAATCAAATGAACTCTCAATTCTCCGGAGGTTGAGCTACTTTTCTTTTATAGAGATTGTGAGAGATAAGCACATTGCTAACGCGACGATTCTTGTTACGCAGCTCATTTCGAGTGTCCTAACTTTTCAATCAATCTCTCGAGTGCTATATAACCTTTACAAGTTGTTCACCCAAATGCCATAATTTGAGAGGAGGGGGGGGTGATCATCGGTGCCATATCACGTCAAATTTCCAACACTTacggtgaatttttttattatttataaatagTATGTCTCTTATGTGATTGGTCGAAAAGATATGGTACTTAAGTAAATGCACACGGAAGTCGTAGCAAGTAATCGATGGAAATGTTATGACCTTCAAATGAGCGCCGCTGAAGTGTCCTTTTTCCGAAAGCTGCAATAAGTCTCAGACTTACTTTCGAAATGAAAAATGGAGGAGTTGTGAATGGTGGCGAAGAACAAAATCCCGGTGCTTATGGGCCTGCACGATTAGTCCCTTAATTGGACGAGCTCCAACTAGCTTCGCGAGGCCCAGTCAAATCTCAAATTTTCCAGTTCCGGGTCGAGTCGGTTGGCAATTCCAAAAATCTTATGAATCGAGTTCGGGTAGGACTGTTGTCATTTTTGGATTCGGACCCATACACGAGAATCGAATTTAGGCCAATTGCCCTTGAAACATAGTTTTTCTTTAGATTAATGATGCAAATAGTTcctaaactttagcccaacATGTAATGttatttttgaactttcaattccGTTGACCTGTGGTAATTGTTCATTGTAGTTCCTGAGCTATTCCTAAAAGTCCAATCTATTCCCTCGacttttcgtgaaaaattcaaaaagttttcatGGTTATTCTATTCCCAAATTTtagaatatcttttcatttcagTACATTGCCTAGATCGGCGAAAAGTATGGCCGTCCTTTTAGATTCTCATTAGAGTTGTATCGGGTTGATGTTCCTACTTTCAATGCACTTATTCCTAATGCATTTGATGAATAATTAAGTGGAAATTTTCGTCAGAACTAAATTCTGGAATTTAGttgatttatatttttatagtGGGCAGTGTGTGGTCGTTGACTTTTAGGACTCGGAcatgaaaataaagagagaCAAGTGCATggattctttcttttattgCATCCGCCTCCTGTTCGTACAGATGCCCGTCGATAGACTTCCATTCCTAAAGCATGAGCTTGGTCAATAATGGATCCTTAATCAAGGGGTACGGGTTCGAATAAAGCCGGCACAAGATGCTTCTCGATTTCGTGGTCAGGAAGGCCATGTCCGTCTCCATATTGGTAAAAGCACTGAGAGGCTCGTGCCAAGTTCAAACAAGCACCGAGGAATGGGCCGAATCCAGGAAACGGGTAGTCCTCAAACACGCCTTTGTTCATCCGCTTCCATGTCTCGTGCACCAAATGCCTCATGTGTTCCCGCGCGGCCTCTTCTGAAGCGCCGGTTTCATTCATGAAGCATTTCAACGCCTTGAAGTTGTCTCCTCGTGCTAATTCATACTGAGTATGAACAACATTGATGAGTTACATCCGTAAGTCTCAAATTCGTTTTTCATTcgtataaaaaaatattaaaaaaaaaattaaaagagcatCGTTGTTAACATATCAATAATATGCTTCTTTTTCGTGACGATTACttacaaaaagaagaacaaatgtCAAAGCAAGTTACCGATGATGTACTGAGATCGTTGTTGAGTCGAACAATCTTGGCAGAACAATGCATGACACTGGGGATTTTCGACACGTAGTCAAGTCCCTCTTCCATCATTTCATCCGTGGTTAGGAAGTAGCTGGCCAACAGCATAATCAGCCCTCCGATTGAATCCACTGCATTGTTTATGTACTCCTTCAGTGTAGGTTTAATGCCCTTGTTGTACCAACGGGCCTCCTTTATGTAGGCCTCACATTCATCCGCCCACTGTAGGATTTAAGGAGAAGTCATAATCAAAAGTTAGAAGTAGAAAAGTGAGTTGTCCTAGAGGGGTTAGAGATTATTAGGTAAAAGATATAGCAAGTCGAGAATACCGCTTTTCGCATGTAAGGGATGGTGTTGATTCCTAGCTCTCTCATTGTCCAATACCCAATTTCGTTGGTCGTATTGTACAAGGCCATGTAACTGTCCCTTATTATTGGAGGAAGCTTGTCGATGTCTGTGATGTCCCACCTAGATAAGATATCACCATTTCgacattttgcaaattttaccATCGCTCAATACGCTTTTTGTAATAACAGAGAAAGTTGTACTTACTATTACTTCATTATTAAACATAGAGGGAAGTGGCTAACTTAAATGGTGATATGtttaaaaaagattggagaATTTATATCTTGAAACTCTCAAGGTCAATATCCCTTGTAGCATTTAGAGACTAATCAATAATAGTGACAATGGAAAATGACAATGGTAATCATACTATACTAACCTGACAATGAAATTTGTTAAGAGCTCAAGTTCTTCCAGGGTCCCATATACATCATAAACGTCATCGATAAGTGTCACCATACACGTAAGCTTGGTTGTCATTTCTCTGTATGTTGTGTATTGGGGTTCAAAAACCATTGCACAGTTCCAAAAATAGTGTTCCACTAGCCTGTCCCTAAAGAAGGTCATCTTGTTCGCGCCAAGTTCGACCCACCACCTGAGAAATTTGCCATATACGACTAAGTCAATCTAAATGTGCTTCTGTATGTTCGGTGTTTCAAAACTATTTATAGAGTGATTGCGTATACCTTGCCATATTGCTAACTTCCTTCTTATGGACTGATTGCACTAAATTGAAGTCTAATTTAGCCAATCGTAGTAAAGAGGGGATCATGTCTTGCTGTTTCTCGTACATGTCCATGAACCACCGAGCCTCCAACCTGTTGGGCCTCCAGTGGATCGGCATATCTAATGCATGACTCACGTGGCTAGCTAGTATAGCGGGAAGTTCGTCGAGGTTTAGATCCTTCAGGTGCTTAGAAGCAAAGTTCCTAGCTTCATCAAGTATGGTTTCACCTTCCAATCCATGAAAAGAAGCTTCATAAAGACCGAGGAGCCCCTTTACATCCATATTGAGCGATTCGTCAAACGTGTCCGTCTTGTTCATAAATTTTCGGAACACATCTATACgtccaacaaaagaaaacagtAGAGTAAATTTTGATGTGTCAACATGATTCAACAAAAGATTAACTAGTAGCGACTACCTTGCGGTACGTTGTATCCATGTTGTCCGAGTAGCCGGAATCGCAGGGTAGTGGTGTAGAGGCGGTCCAAAAGCTGAGCATCTTCAATGGCGTTGTTGATGGAGCTGAGAGCGTTCTTGATCTCCATCTCGAAATGGTATCCTAGTCCTAGTCTTTGAACTGCGTCAATGAACTCGAGCTTGGCCACCTGGTTCATCTCCCCGTCGAATAGACCCTCGACATCTTCCTTGAACCTTTGCACTTGCTCGGTATAATTATCCTCCTAGACacgtgaaaaattcaaaattcaaatataaagaAGGGGATCTTAATGAAAGTTAATGCATAAGCAGAGTTGAATATTGACCCCCGCCGTGGCATGGCGAGTCGGCCTCTCCGGCCGCCCCTCCGGCCGGTCGTCGGACTATGGCAACCGGCTAGAGGTGGGGTGGGGTGTGGTGGagaggggaagaaaaaataagaaaagaaaaaacataaaaatatcataaaaaattcaaaaatattaaaatatttgattgccCATTGGCCGGTGTCCATATTAGCTCTGGcgactgaaatgacacaattgcaaaagttttaggattgaattggtaaaaaaaaaaaatttaggactaaattgatataattacaataaatttttgacttttttggtaattttcccgttgTATCTCCTATAGTTTCTTTGTTGGGGTTGGTCATATATTTGATAGAGTGGTAGTCGGTGAATGTGTAAATTGATATTTCATATCACGAATGACATATATAAACATATACAAAAGTGCACACAATCCCAAACTGATGTTGCTTTTTTACAACCAAGTTCTTGCTTTGCCCCCCTTTAACTTAGCTAGGTTGGTTTTGTGAGGgataaattgtccaaaaagtcttaaatttattgtgcgCCGggcaatttagttttaaacttttcaattgtgtcaatttagtcataaacatattatacggtggtcaattaagttctaaacctttcaattatgtcagcttagtcctaaaccttttgaaattttatcaatttagtcctaaacccatttatttggataattgattaaaaaaactacattgacaatttatcaaaagCTTCGGGATTAAATTAGGAAATCGTCAAAGTGTTTACgaataaattggcataattataatgtttatgattaaatcgacccaataaaaaatttcatgatcgAATTGACCgctgtacaataggtttaggattttttggatagttTTTCCGATTTTGAGCtgaaaaagagagcaaagaacCATTACCGTGCAATCGACACTGAGTGACTGCAGAAAGTCATAATCCCACACGTTAGGTTTCCAATTCGCTGAACGTCTCACGATCTCTTGATTTTTAAACGTGGAAGTGCATGTCACCGGCCGGGCGccggaggaggcggaggaggggaATGAGGAGCGAGGGTGTCTAAAGAACGAGGGAGAAGGTTGGCCATGGCGGATTGAGG is a genomic window containing:
- the LOC125312650 gene encoding uncharacterized GPI-anchored protein At1g61900-like isoform X3; translation: MRERLGGGLTPQQILLAILCLDVSCCSSILGDEHNTLLSIKRSAVTPDISPSAEPEPFLPSLAPSPLMPFTNATVPKLSGLCSLNFSAAQSIMSITATDCWASFAPYLANVVCCPQFDATLVILMGQSSKNSGMLALNATHSNHCLSDVITILEAQGANGTLQSICSVSPANLTAASCPIIDVNEFESSVDTSRLLTACEKFDPVKECCDQTCQNAILDAAQKLSLNGMSSSDGIPISPGHSNGVDDCKNIVLRWLASKLDPSSANSALRGLSNCNTNKVCPLKFPNITTVSKECVGLINDQTACCKAMEGYVSHLQEQSFLTNLQALHCATYLGIKLQQANVSKNLYNLCHINLKDFSLQALSQESGCLLPSLPSDATFDQMSGVSFICDLNDNIAAPWPLSTSLAPLPSCNKTSKIPALPKASSAHCALLFLKMPP
- the LOC125312650 gene encoding uncharacterized GPI-anchored protein At1g61900-like isoform X1 — protein: MRERLGGGLTPQQILLAILCLDVSCCSSILGDEHNTLLSIKRSAVTPDISPSAEPEPFLPSLAPSPLMPFTNATVPKLSGLCSLNFSAAQSIMSITATDCWASFAPYLANVVCCPQFDATLVILMGQSSKNSGMLALNATHSNHCLSDVITILEAQGANGTLQSICSVSPANLTAASCPIIDVNEFESSVDTSRLLTACEKFDPVKECCDQTCQNAILDAAQKLSLNGMSSSDGIPISPGHSNGVDDCKNIVLRWLASKLDPSSANSALRGLSNCNTNKVCPLKFPNITTVSKECVGLINDQTACCKAMEGYVSHLQEQSFLTNLQALHCATYLGIKLQQANVSKNLYNLCHINLKDFSLQALSQESGCLLPSLPSDATFDQMSGVSFICDLNDNIAAPWPLSTSLAPLPSCNKTSKIPALPKASSAHCGACIKNLLVTLLFATLLFLKMPP
- the LOC125312650 gene encoding uncharacterized GPI-anchored protein At1g61900-like isoform X2 — encoded protein: MRERLGGGLTPQQILLAILCLDVSCCSSILGDEHNTLLSIKRSAVTPDISPSAEPEPFLPSLAPSPLMPFTNATVPKLSGLCSLNFSAAQSIMSITATDCWASFAPYLANVVCCPQFDATLVILMGQSSKNSGMLALNATHSNHCLSDVITILEAQGANGTLQSICSVSPANLTAASCPIIDVNEFESSVDTSRLLTACEKFDPVKECCDQTCQNAILDAAQKLSLNGMSSSDGIPISPGHSNGVDDCKNIVLRWLASKLDPSSANSALRGLSNCNTNKVCPLKFPNITTVSKECVGLINDQTACCKAMEGYVSHLQEQSFLTNLQALHCATYLGIKLQQANVSKNLYNLCHINLKDFSLQALSQESGCLLPSLPSDATFDQMSGVSFICDLNDNIAAPWPLSTSLAPLPSCNKTSKIPALPKASSAHCGACIENLLVTLLFATLLFLKMPP
- the LOC125312649 gene encoding beta-bisabolene synthase-like, encoding MALPALFTSFVPSSIRHGQPSPSFFRHPRSSFPSSASSGARPVTCTSTFKNQEIVRRSANWKPNVWDYDFLQSLSVDCTEDNYTEQVQRFKEDVEGLFDGEMNQVAKLEFIDAVQRLGLGYHFEMEIKNALSSINNAIEDAQLLDRLYTTTLRFRLLGQHGYNVPQDVFRKFMNKTDTFDESLNMDVKGLLGLYEASFHGLEGETILDEARNFASKHLKDLNLDELPAILASHVSHALDMPIHWRPNRLEARWFMDMYEKQQDMIPSLLRLAKLDFNLVQSVHKKEVSNMARWWVELGANKMTFFRDRLVEHYFWNCAMVFEPQYTTYREMTTKLTCMVTLIDDVYDVYGTLEELELLTNFIVRWDITDIDKLPPIIRDSYMALYNTTNEIGYWTMRELGINTIPYMRKAWADECEAYIKEARWYNKGIKPTLKEYINNAVDSIGGLIMLLASYFLTTDEMMEEGLDYVSKIPSVMHCSAKIVRLNNDLSTSSYELARGDNFKALKCFMNETGASEEAAREHMRHLVHETWKRMNKGVFEDYPFPGFGPFLGACLNLARASQCFYQYGDGHGLPDHEIEKHLVPALFEPVPLD